The Cutaneotrichosporon cavernicola HIS019 DNA, chromosome: 3 region tcttctcgagctgggcgagcgTCGCACCGAGCACCTCCTGCTCGAGGTAGTCGACACCCTCCTTGATCGACTGGCGCTTGGAAAGCACTGCGGAGAGAACACCCATGagcacggcgacgaggttggcgtcGCCGGGCAGGTCCTTCCAGTCGCGCGAGGTGATGAATACGGTGAGGTCGGCGATCGCCTGTTCGGTCGTGTCGGCAGCATCGTCGTGCTTGACTTTCTTGCTGCGAGGGTGCGAGGCCTCGAGGGGCTCCAGGAGCGCCTGGATTGTGCTGCTGGCCTCGACAGTGCTGAGGGGCAGCTGGGCGAGAGTCTCCTTCGACGCAAACTTGTCGTTGATGGGAAGCGCATGCAAGGACTGGATGAGCTTGACAATGTACTGGACCTTCTGGGTTGGGCGGAGGGCCGCAAAGAGCCCGTCCGCCATGCGCTGCAAGGACAGAGCGCGGATCTCGAGGCCAGTACCAGCgcactcgtcctcgagagcgaggaggaactTCCAcggctcgccctcctcgctggTGACAGCGGCGGCATTGCGAGCGTTGAACGAGTTGAATACGAGCTCGAGGTACTCTGCGCGGTGGGAGGCCGGGAGGCTAGCGAGCcacttgtcctcgtcgttgctCGAGTCGAGGAGCGGCTGGAGAAGAGGTAATGCCCCCTGAAGGCACGAGATGTTgacggcgcggtcgaggctGGAGAGGAgtgcgcgacgagggctGTCGGCACGCCAACCGAGGACGTGGGACATGAGCCAGTCGACAACGCCGCGGCGGTACAGCATGTCCTTCCGGCCGTTCTTGCTCTGCAGGTCGAGCTGCTGACCCTGTACAAGGGCCAGGCGGCTCGCGTCAATCACCATCTCGTCAAGAGCACGCGTGATTGTCTCCAGGTACTTGGTGAGGTCGGACTGCTTGAGAAGCTGAGTGAGGCCCGAGCGAGAGCCGTAGATAGACTCGAGCGCGTAGATGTCGGCGTTAGACGACTGGGGAGTCGCCGAAATGGCGCGCACAAGAGCGGCAGCCGCCTGACGGACgggcttggcctcgtcctgGAGTGCGATGAGGGTCGCAGGGATGACGAGCTGGAAGTCGGTAGACTTAGCGCTGGTGTACGCCTTGACGAACGCCTCAGCGTGGCGGAGAGCCGCAATGCGGAGTGCAGAGATGATCTCTGGGTTCGTCCACACGGAGGCAAGGAAGACGAGTGCGTCCTCACCGAGCTGGGTGAATACCGAGTGGAGAAGATGCTTTGCGACGGCCGTGGAAAGGTTGGAGCTGTTCGCCCAGCGGTagagcgcctcggcgatgaTGCGGGTCTGGCCCTCTGGGGACGAGGCATCAACGTCACCGAGCACAGTTGTAAGGATGTTGGGCGAGGGAGGAACTGCGACAGCCGAAGTCAGGAGCGCAAGGTAGACGCGCTGCTGCGTCTTGCCCGCCGAGGGCTTGTGGACGACTGCCTTGATGAGGTTGTCGCTGAGAGGCGTCTCGATGTCCTCGACATCGCGCAGGGCCTGGCCAGCGAGGAACGTctcgagcgcagcgagcgagcgcaCAGCCACAACGTGCTGGTACCCGCCAGCGCTAGCAacgagctgggcgagcgTAAGGGCCGCGAGGAAACGGGCGTTGCGGGAGACCGAGGTGAGTGTGGCGACAAGGGTGTCGACTCGTGCTCCGATGTCACCGCTGGACGCGatggccgccgcgaggtTGTTGATGAGGTCCTGGTTGAACTTGACGAGCACGTCCTTTGACGCGTTGAGGGGAATATCTCCCTTGACACGGTCGAGCAAGCGGCACGCCTTGACAACCGCGGGCCACTGCTCGGGGCCGAAGACGCGGCGCTCCTCTGTGGAAAGGAGATTGGGGAGCAGAAGCTGCTCAAACAccttgcgctcgtcctcaggCTTGGTGACGTGGGCGCCAATgaaggcgaggtggaggctgagcgcgtcccgctcgaccttgaccgCCGCGAACGTGGGCGCAACGATGTCAACATAACTCAGGCCcgtgaggagggcgaggaggagctcgggcTTTGCGTagacggcctcgaggactGCAGGCTCGGTATCGCGTAGACGCGCCACGATCGCGGTCTGCGCCGACTGGAggtcctcatcgtccttGAGGATCTCTGCAGCATTGGCTGCAGTGAGGTTCGCAGCCTCGGCCACGGCGTACATCTCGCGAACACCACTAACGCGGTCAGAGACGTCGGCAGAGTGGACGTCAACGAAGGCCGTCTCGGCGCTTGACCACTGCACAAGCGCAGGGTCGACAGTACCAgcctcaaggacggcgtTGTCGATGATGTGAGGGTGGCGCTGCTTCAGAACACTGAGGAGCGCCCGCGCAGTCTCGTGCTGGTCGGCCGGAGCGGCGAGAAGCTTAGCCGCCAGGACGTTGACGACGGAAACCGGGAGGGCGGtgtggtcgacgagggtggTCAGgacgtccttggcctcggcgacgtcgtcaccgagcgcgccaacgACAGCCTGCATTGCGGTCTCGAAGCCGTACTTCTCCATCGCGGCGATGAgcaggccgccgagctggggGATGGAGGTGAGGTGCGCCGCGGCACCGTGGCTGAAGCCGGCGAACGATTTGCGCTGGTCTaggacgacgagcgtcGTGAGGAGGCGCTGACCGGAGTCCGCACCTGTGGCTGGTGTGAGGAGAgcgtcggcgatggcggcgaatggcgcctcggcgaggtagaCTGTGCGGGTGAGGAGCACGAGCGGGGCATACACGGCAGCGTTGACCTCGGGGCCGGCCTTGTGGGCGGaaaggaggaaggcgaaTGCCTCAACTAAGAGCTTGACGACGCCCTCTGGCATgcggccgccagcgccagtACGCGCACGCTGGATGAGATCGAcgagcgtcgcgctccaGAAGGCAAGGAGGGCGCGGTGGGTaacaccttcctcgagggcAGCCTGGACGCTCCCAACGAGGTTgctgaggaggcggaggctAGGGTCGCGTGCCGATGACACAGCGTTGGTGATGTACTCTCTGGGCACTGGCTGGGCCTTCTTGATGAGTGGGGCGAAAGGGGCGTGGTAAGGCGAGCTCtggggaagggagaggatggcgagcaTGCGCGCAAAGTTCTGCGAGTCATGGTAGGGAAGGAAGGTCTGAAGAAGCGCTTCGGAGTTCATCTCGTGTACGCGGAAGCGACGGACCAGCCACTCGACGCACTTGCCTCCGGCCATGATGCCGATCCACCGCCCAAGACGGCGGAGACAGCGTTCGAGCGTCACATCGAGTGCGGCATTTTCTTCGGCGCTGAGTATCATGCGGTCGATACGACGAGCAGTGTCAGAGAacagctcgtcctcaaaCGCCTCCATTCCGgggtcgagctggaggagctcctcgaaGCCggagaggccgagggcgtgaACGGCATCGAGGTCTTGTTCagccgcgacggcgatgggGAAGAGGTAGGATTTGGAGGATGGCGCTCCGGTGCGGGACGTCAGGCGGTCCGCATCGAGCGACGCGATGTTCGCGAGCTGGCTCGCGAGCGCGGACGGCATGGCGTCTTTTGTGGGTTGAAAGGTGGTTTAGGCAGTGA contains the following coding sequences:
- the UTP10 gene encoding uncharacterized protein (BP28CT (NUC211) domain), yielding MPSALASQLANIASLDADRLTSRTGAPSSKSYLFPIAVAAEQDLDAVHALGLSGFEELLQLDPGMEAFEDELFSDTARRIDRMILSAEENAALDVTLERCLRRLGRWIGIMAGGKCVEWLVRRFRVHEMNSEALLQTFLPYHDSQNFARMLAILSLPQSSPYHAPFAPLIKKAQPVPREYITNAVSSARDPSLRLLSNLVGSVQAALEEGVTHRALLAFWSATLVDLIQRARTGAGGRMPEGVVKLLVEAFAFLLSAHKAGPEVNAAVYAPLVLLTRTVYLAEAPFAAIADALLTPATGADSGQRLLTTLVVLDQRKSFAGFSHGAAAHLTSIPQLGGLLIAAMEKYGFETAMQAVVGALGDDVAEAKDVLTTLVDHTALPVSVVNVLAAKLLAAPADQHETARALLSVLKQRHPHIIDNAVLEAGTVDPALVQWSSAETAFVDVHSADVSDRVSGVREMYAVAEAANLTAANAAEILKDDEDLQSAQTAIVARLRDTEPAVLEAVYAKPELLLALLTGLSYVDIVAPTFAAVKVERDALSLHLAFIGAHVTKPEDERKVFEQLLLPNLLSTEERRVFGPEQWPAVVKACRLLDRVKGDIPLNASKDVLVKFNQDLINNLAAAIASSGDIGARVDTLVATLTSVSRNARFLAALTLAQLVASAGGYQHVVAVRSLAALETFLAGQALRDVEDIETPLSDNLIKAVVHKPSAGKTQQRVYLALLTSAVAVPPSPNILTTVLGDVDASSPEGQTRIIAEALYRWANSSNLSTAVAKHLLHSVFTQLGEDALVFLASVWTNPEIISALRIAALRHAEAFVKAYTSAKSTDFQLVIPATLIALQDEAKPVRQAAAALVRAISATPQSSNADIYALESIYGSRSGLTQLLKQSDLTKYLETITRALDEMVIDASRLALVQGQQLDLQSKNGRKDMLYRRGVVDWLMSHVLGWRADSPRRALLSSLDRAVNISCLQGALPLLQPLLDSSNDEDKWLASLPASHRAEYLELVFNSFNARNAAAVTSEEGEPWKFLLALEDECAGTGLEIRALSLQRMADGLFAALRPTQKVQYIVKLIQSLHALPINDKFASKETLAQLPLSTVEASSTIQALLEPLEASHPRSKKVKHDDAADTTEQAIADLTVFITSRDWKDLPGDANLVAVLMGVLSAVLSKRQSIKEGVDYLEQEVLGATLAQLEKIQDAGEIMRARVGIEAIVKVIRASSNPRTAQRALLVASELARLIPDSVLHNVMPIFTFMGSSELQRDDAYSFGVVEKTVERIVPVMTASLKDKAATKHELYTQSLAFLSIFTDMAGRLPKHRTLPFFVHLVKSLGADDFLAPVCMLLATRGKADAIELPLSLAASFPAAVRTEALLDIINEATSATENEEEEGPTFLPVGEQTASTLLLLAGGFARGLLGKVCPQASLEKIVRNLIALAPELDDDEASEHLEVALGSVMRLLSVDSFLEITAQILATDTEADINRSLDLFSQRLALIKPELRQRSKSMATIISKSAGLLDGPSGQHALRALERVVATAIPSEDSALAAIVNPVVKAARAADADCAAGILTLLSALIRRLGSRTIPFVQAILDACLSLIGSTEPLTAAAAFGALAALVETVPTFISSKQLVSLLGAAAAYRGADEAASATLIAAAAKRVPTKTLIPVVMDLWKAIKGGDAAPTEAFFALLRHALRNADRKVLPGLTKQLFAFFLDVFDLRHRAAAKLELATVDRVETSAINSFLELVTKLSDAAFKPLFVRLYDWAVVDLSAGVADAHVIARRIILLHVMDGLLDRFRHLLTPYMATLLPLVDELLAAYKTGEVADYGLWALLLSVLAKSMDVDDGAYWTDAGLLKLLPAVVAQLALTDDELAVAAAGADSPPAKTLAALAAATTSETTLKKVNGTVCLATRADEPKARMATLRALDAMWERHSDELIQFVPETVAEFLVELLEDENLEVEGLARKVLARIEGVTGSLKEYLE